In Lacrimispora indolis DSM 755, a genomic segment contains:
- a CDS encoding sulfurtransferase TusA family protein — translation MAEFTLDCLGEACPVPLMKTEKKIGELSVGDVLVVSIDHSCAMKNVPEWARKQGHNVEIEEVDDGEWEIVIEKTK, via the coding sequence ATGGCAGAATTTACATTAGATTGTCTGGGAGAGGCTTGTCCTGTCCCGCTTATGAAAACTGAGAAGAAGATCGGTGAGCTATCCGTAGGAGATGTTTTGGTCGTATCCATTGATCATAGCTGTGCAATGAAAAATGTTCCTGAGTGGGCAAGAAAACAGGGACATAACGTAGAAATTGAAGAAGTGGATGACGGAGAGTGGGAAATTGTCATTGAAAAGACGAAGTAG
- a CDS encoding YbaK/EbsC family protein, whose product MAIENVKAFFKQYNMDTRIQEFEVSSATVELAAFALNCEPERIAKTLSFMVDRQAVLVVTSGDAKVDNKKFKEYFCTKAKMLLPDEITDLVGHAIGGVCPFAVKSDVAVYLDISLKRFETVYPACGSSNSAIELTIKELEKYSGYSQWIDVCKGWND is encoded by the coding sequence ATGGCAATTGAAAACGTAAAAGCTTTTTTTAAACAATACAACATGGATACCCGAATTCAAGAATTTGAAGTGTCCAGTGCAACCGTAGAACTGGCTGCATTTGCACTAAACTGTGAACCTGAAAGAATTGCCAAAACGCTTTCTTTTATGGTAGACAGACAAGCAGTTTTAGTGGTTACTTCCGGCGATGCGAAGGTTGACAACAAAAAGTTCAAGGAGTATTTTTGCACAAAAGCTAAAATGCTTTTACCTGATGAGATTACAGATTTGGTGGGACACGCAATTGGGGGTGTTTGCCCTTTTGCTGTTAAAAGTGACGTTGCCGTCTATCTTGATATATCCCTCAAACGGTTTGAAACGGTCTATCCGGCCTGTGGGAGCAGTAACAGTGCCATTGAGCTTACAATAAAAGAATTGGAAAAATACTCTGGTTATTCACAATGGATTGATGTGTGTAAGGGCTGGAATGATTAA
- a CDS encoding N(4)-(beta-N-acetylglucosaminyl)-L-asparaginase — MWGMIATWRMAVEGITKGAEMLKESGDAGDAIEAAIRQVEDFPYYKSVGYGGLPNEEMEVEMDAAYMDGSTLDIGAVAAIRDFANPVSVARRLSQEKVNSMLVAEGAEKFAHKEGFERKNMLTDRAKAHYRKRIKEMAAQAAAKELKPYSGHDTVGMACLDGKGKMTAATSTSGLFMKKKGRVGDSPISGSGFYADSKKGAASATGLGEDLMKGCISYEIVRLMGEGMHPQKACETAVNRLDKELRERRGEAGDISLIAMNPKGEWGAATNIEGFSFAVVTDELEPTVYLVTRGEDGRCTYEKASEEWMETYMKTRMAPIED; from the coding sequence ATGTGGGGTATGATAGCAACCTGGCGTATGGCTGTAGAAGGAATCACAAAGGGAGCTGAGATGCTGAAAGAAAGCGGCGACGCGGGAGATGCCATTGAGGCGGCCATCCGTCAGGTAGAGGACTTCCCTTACTATAAATCCGTGGGCTATGGCGGACTGCCTAACGAGGAAATGGAAGTGGAAATGGACGCAGCCTATATGGACGGCAGCACACTGGATATAGGAGCAGTGGCTGCCATCAGGGACTTTGCCAATCCGGTGTCGGTTGCCAGGCGTCTGAGTCAGGAGAAAGTCAACAGCATGCTGGTGGCTGAGGGAGCCGAAAAATTCGCCCACAAGGAAGGCTTTGAGCGCAAAAATATGCTGACAGACCGGGCAAAGGCACATTACAGGAAGCGGATAAAAGAGATGGCGGCCCAGGCGGCCGCCAAGGAGCTTAAACCTTATTCCGGTCATGATACCGTGGGTATGGCATGCCTGGATGGAAAGGGTAAGATGACGGCGGCCACCTCAACCAGCGGCCTGTTCATGAAGAAAAAAGGCAGAGTAGGTGATTCTCCCATATCCGGCTCCGGCTTCTATGCCGACAGCAAGAAAGGAGCCGCCAGTGCCACAGGCTTAGGAGAGGATCTGATGAAAGGCTGTATTTCTTATGAGATCGTCCGCCTTATGGGAGAAGGAATGCATCCCCAAAAAGCCTGTGAGACAGCGGTGAACCGGCTGGATAAGGAACTCCGGGAACGCCGGGGCGAAGCCGGTGATATATCCCTCATTGCCATGAATCCTAAGGGAGAGTGGGGGGCTGCCACAAATATCGAGGGATTTTCTTTTGCAGTGGTCACGGATGAGCTGGAACCCACGGTTTATCTGGTAACCCGCGGGGAGGACGGCCGCTGCACTTATGAAAAAGCCTCTGAAGAATGGATGGAAACTTATATGAAGACGCGCATGGCACCTATAGAGGATTAA
- a CDS encoding GyrI-like domain-containing protein — protein MATDFKKTQKDLYQPDAKPSVIEVPEMVFIMIDGRGDPNKSEAYQTALQVLYGLSYTVKMSKMGGNQPKGYYDFVVPPLEGLWSKDADDFEIGITEKSAFRWTSMIRMPDFVTPEVFEAAKKSLVKKKPNLDSSIARLEIFNEGLCAQIMHTGPYDSEPATIQTLKTFITDSGYKLDLSENRKHHELYLSDPRKTSPDKLKTIIRYPIIK, from the coding sequence ATGGCGACTGATTTCAAAAAGACGCAAAAAGATTTATATCAACCCGACGCAAAACCGTCCGTCATTGAAGTGCCGGAAATGGTTTTCATTATGATTGATGGGCGAGGCGACCCAAATAAAAGCGAAGCATACCAGACTGCTTTACAAGTTCTATACGGCTTGTCCTATACTGTAAAAATGAGTAAAATGGGCGGCAATCAACCCAAAGGGTATTATGATTTTGTTGTTCCCCCATTGGAAGGATTATGGTCAAAGGATGCAGACGATTTTGAAATTGGCATAACAGAAAAGAGCGCGTTTCGCTGGACTTCCATGATACGGATGCCTGATTTTGTTACGCCGGAAGTTTTTGAAGCGGCAAAAAAGAGTCTAGTCAAAAAGAAACCAAACCTCGATTCTTCTATTGCGCGGCTTGAAATTTTTAATGAGGGACTTTGTGCTCAAATTATGCACACTGGCCCTTATGACAGCGAACCTGCAACGATTCAAACCTTAAAAACCTTCATAACTGATTCGGGATATAAGCTTGACCTTTCAGAGAATCGTAAACACCATGAATTGTATTTAAGCGACCCACGCAAAACATCTCCCGATAAATTGAAAACGATTATCCGTTATCCGATAATCAAGTGA
- a CDS encoding GrdB-related putative oxidoreductase — MKLIMIYDQIQSGLGTKDDTMVPLTGKKEPIGPAIMMEPFLKQVDGHVMACLCCGNGTYLADPEEVSRKLCAMVNKLQPDVVMCGPAFNYADYAQMCAKVACDINATTKAKAFAAMSVENADTIAAYKDKVWIVETPKKGGLGLNDALRNMCILARALADGADTSELIHEFCFK, encoded by the coding sequence ATGAAGCTTATTATGATATATGACCAGATTCAGTCAGGACTTGGAACCAAGGACGACACCATGGTTCCCCTTACAGGGAAAAAGGAGCCCATCGGCCCTGCAATCATGATGGAACCTTTCTTAAAACAGGTGGACGGACACGTAATGGCCTGCCTGTGCTGCGGCAATGGCACATACCTTGCCGATCCGGAGGAGGTCAGCCGCAAGCTTTGTGCCATGGTAAATAAGCTGCAGCCGGATGTGGTAATGTGCGGACCGGCCTTTAACTATGCGGACTACGCACAGATGTGCGCCAAAGTAGCCTGCGATATCAACGCCACCACCAAGGCAAAGGCATTTGCAGCCATGTCTGTGGAGAATGCAGATACCATTGCAGCTTATAAAGATAAAGTATGGATTGTGGAGACGCCGAAAAAGGGCGGTCTGGGCCTTAATGATGCCTTAAGAAATATGTGTATTCTGGCCAGGGCCTTAGCCGACGGTGCGGACACTTCAGAACTGATTCATGAATTCTGTTTTAAATAA
- a CDS encoding sulfurtransferase TusA family protein encodes MVKIDCLGDMCPVPVLRLKNVIHSIKNGEECMLVTDHSCTITNIEAFCKANDLSYATDEVINGVWEITIYANK; translated from the coding sequence ATGGTTAAAATCGATTGTCTGGGCGATATGTGCCCGGTACCTGTTTTGAGATTAAAAAATGTCATTCATTCCATAAAAAACGGTGAAGAATGTATGCTGGTAACGGATCATAGCTGTACGATTACTAATATTGAAGCTTTTTGCAAGGCAAATGATTTAAGTTATGCTACGGATGAAGTCATTAACGGGGTATGGGAAATCACCATTTATGCTAACAAATAG
- a CDS encoding YeeE/YedE thiosulfate transporter family protein, whose product MKQFFIKLGDHPIYKKLLKEPLTYVSGAVLLAVFQIAHFSALGSGWGVTSAFANWGTWIYKALGGDASGWVYYASEKMQKELNTSFMADGGSIRNLGIVLGAFVATLFASQFKIKKIKSFRQVVAAILGGLLMGYGARLANGCNIGALFTAISAFSLSGWVFGAFLLVGAFLGSKLLAKYFM is encoded by the coding sequence TTGAAACAATTTTTTATTAAGCTTGGCGATCATCCGATTTACAAAAAGCTGTTAAAAGAACCCTTAACATATGTGTCCGGTGCGGTTTTGCTTGCAGTTTTTCAAATCGCCCACTTTTCTGCCCTGGGCAGCGGTTGGGGAGTGACAAGCGCATTTGCCAACTGGGGCACCTGGATTTACAAAGCACTTGGGGGCGACGCAAGCGGCTGGGTATACTATGCCTCTGAAAAAATGCAGAAAGAACTGAATACCAGCTTTATGGCAGACGGCGGTTCCATCCGGAATCTGGGCATAGTGCTGGGGGCCTTTGTGGCAACGTTATTTGCCTCGCAGTTTAAAATCAAAAAGATCAAGTCTTTCCGGCAGGTGGTAGCGGCAATTCTTGGCGGTTTGTTAATGGGTTATGGAGCAAGACTTGCAAATGGCTGTAATATAGGAGCTTTATTTACTGCGATTTCAGCCTTTTCCTTATCCGGATGGGTGTTCGGGGCATTTTTACTGGTAGGTGCTTTTCTGGGAAGCAAATTATTAGCCAAATATTTTATGTGA
- a CDS encoding IclR family transcriptional regulator has translation MGVKSAERVLEIFELLKEYPDGLTSKEIGEALGYAASSTFNLVKTLLDQGYLLENENKRYTLGAKLIQLGAYASSYLDLNKIAAPVLKRLMETLKETVFMAVLSDEDIVYVAKVDNYRSISTNARLGGRKPIYCTGLGKAFLTFIPDDQREALIERLKFVPITEHTITKKEELYDQIKTFKKLGYAVDNEEIEVGLWCAAAPIFNRNGEMEAAVSVSGPTERMRGNKEMIVNLLLQSTKEISEKLGYIRK, from the coding sequence ATGGGAGTTAAATCTGCAGAACGCGTTTTAGAAATTTTTGAGTTATTAAAAGAGTATCCTGATGGGTTGACATCAAAAGAAATAGGTGAAGCGCTTGGGTATGCTGCAAGCAGTACATTTAATCTGGTTAAGACACTACTGGATCAGGGATATCTTTTAGAGAATGAGAACAAAAGGTATACGCTAGGGGCAAAATTGATTCAGTTGGGGGCGTACGCATCTTCCTATCTGGATTTGAACAAAATAGCAGCTCCTGTTTTGAAGCGACTTATGGAAACTTTAAAGGAAACTGTTTTTATGGCTGTTTTATCTGATGAAGACATCGTGTATGTTGCAAAAGTAGATAACTACCGCTCTATTTCAACGAATGCAAGATTAGGCGGAAGGAAACCTATTTACTGTACGGGATTGGGAAAGGCTTTTCTCACCTTTATACCGGATGATCAGCGAGAAGCGCTCATAGAGCGTTTGAAATTTGTTCCCATAACAGAACATACAATCACAAAAAAGGAGGAGTTGTATGACCAAATAAAAACATTTAAAAAGCTTGGTTATGCTGTAGATAATGAGGAGATTGAAGTAGGACTTTGGTGTGCGGCTGCTCCGATTTTTAACAGAAATGGTGAGATGGAAGCCGCGGTTAGTGTATCAGGGCCAACAGAAAGAATGAGAGGAAACAAAGAAATGATTGTGAATCTTTTATTACAGTCAACAAAAGAGATCTCAGAAAAGTTGGGGTACATAAGAAAATGA
- a CDS encoding YeeE/YedE thiosulfate transporter family protein has product MSEVNTSVSGERVRKPRKPKKSQIPYAILVTILIIAFGFYLAGGNNKLPVYWGFGIAFGYILQRSRFCFTAAFRDPCITGSTSVTRAVLVAVAVGSVGFWAIKYASVMANAESNYSMASVSPIGLPLIIGAVMFGTGMVIAGGCASGTLMRVGEGFAMQVLSLVFFIAGSFWGAHDMNFWSKFNTNAPKIFLPDVFGWFGAILVQGLIIVLLYIAAVKWQEKKMGSAE; this is encoded by the coding sequence GTGTCAGAGGTTAACACAAGCGTAAGTGGGGAAAGAGTGCGCAAACCAAGAAAACCCAAAAAGAGCCAGATTCCATATGCAATTCTGGTTACAATCCTGATCATTGCTTTTGGATTTTATTTGGCAGGAGGGAACAATAAGCTGCCTGTTTACTGGGGATTCGGTATTGCATTCGGGTACATCCTGCAGCGTTCTCGTTTTTGCTTTACGGCAGCATTCCGTGACCCGTGTATTACAGGAAGCACATCTGTAACAAGAGCCGTACTGGTCGCAGTTGCAGTTGGCAGTGTGGGATTCTGGGCGATCAAGTATGCCAGTGTCATGGCAAATGCAGAATCCAATTACAGCATGGCCAGCGTATCGCCCATTGGTTTGCCCTTGATCATCGGTGCGGTTATGTTTGGTACAGGAATGGTCATTGCCGGAGGCTGTGCATCAGGAACTTTGATGCGCGTTGGAGAGGGGTTTGCAATGCAGGTACTGTCTTTGGTATTTTTCATAGCAGGTTCCTTCTGGGGTGCACACGATATGAACTTCTGGAGCAAATTCAATACAAATGCTCCGAAGATATTTTTACCGGACGTGTTTGGCTGGTTTGGTGCAATCCTTGTACAGGGATTGATCATTGTGCTGTTATACATAGCGGCTGTCAAATGGCAGGAAAAGAAAATGGGAAGTGCAGAATAA
- a CDS encoding anaerobic sulfatase maturase, producing the protein MPLLNLLIKPASGNCNMRCEYCFYADELNNRTIQSYGRMSVGTLQTIVDRSMVFADGECTFAFQGGEPTLAGLDFYKSLVSYVAAHPNPKKIRIHYAIQTNGYNINETWAAFFAENHFLVGVSLDGMKEIHDKYRANAAGEGTHKRVMAAIRLLEKHGVEYNILTVVTAAAARNGQKMYNFFKKNHFEFQQYIECLDPIGEEPGGHEYSLTPERYELFLKSIFDAWYLDRKAGNHVYNRYFENLMMIIAGQIPESCSMRGVCGRQWVIEADGSTYPCDFYALDEWRLGNVNTDSFKDMEQRREELGFIKWSEKVPEECGTCKWYGLCRNGCRRNREPVTSENTGKNYFCSAYYNFFEYAYPRLIEIYRKLI; encoded by the coding sequence ATGCCGCTGTTAAATCTTTTAATTAAACCTGCATCAGGCAATTGCAACATGCGATGTGAATATTGCTTTTATGCAGATGAACTGAATAATCGTACCATCCAGTCCTATGGCAGGATGTCGGTGGGTACTTTGCAGACAATTGTTGACCGGTCGATGGTTTTTGCAGACGGAGAGTGTACCTTTGCATTTCAGGGCGGAGAGCCGACTTTAGCGGGATTGGATTTTTATAAAAGTCTGGTCAGTTATGTTGCCGCTCATCCCAATCCAAAAAAAATCAGAATTCATTATGCCATTCAGACCAATGGCTATAATATTAATGAAACATGGGCCGCCTTTTTCGCAGAAAATCACTTTTTGGTGGGAGTTTCTTTAGACGGTATGAAAGAAATCCATGACAAATACCGGGCCAATGCTGCCGGAGAGGGAACTCACAAACGCGTTATGGCGGCAATCCGTTTGCTGGAAAAGCATGGAGTGGAATATAATATCCTGACCGTTGTAACTGCCGCTGCTGCCAGAAATGGTCAAAAGATGTACAATTTTTTCAAGAAGAACCATTTTGAATTCCAGCAGTATATTGAGTGCCTTGATCCCATCGGTGAAGAACCTGGCGGTCATGAATATTCGCTGACACCGGAAAGGTATGAACTCTTTTTAAAAAGTATCTTTGATGCATGGTATTTAGACCGGAAGGCCGGAAACCATGTGTATAACCGTTATTTTGAAAACCTGATGATGATAATAGCCGGGCAGATTCCGGAAAGCTGCAGCATGCGGGGAGTTTGCGGAAGGCAGTGGGTGATCGAAGCCGATGGAAGCACATATCCCTGCGATTTTTATGCGCTGGATGAATGGCGGCTGGGGAATGTGAATACGGACAGTTTTAAGGATATGGAACAAAGAAGAGAGGAACTTGGGTTTATAAAATGGTCGGAAAAGGTACCTGAAGAATGCGGAACCTGTAAGTGGTATGGTTTATGCCGCAATGGCTGCCGCAGAAACCGGGAGCCGGTAACCTCTGAGAATACGGGAAAGAATTATTTCTGCAGTGCATACTATAATTTTTTCGAATATGCGTATCCAAGATTAATAGAGATCTATCGGAAATTGATTTGA
- a CDS encoding LysR family transcriptional regulator, with amino-acid sequence MNIHNLNMFIKIVESGSISKTAEQMNISQSALSQQLRVMEQEFSARLFERNYQGVIPTNIGMIVYNRALEILSSYDRMVADITNAQNQNKAIHILASPCVYSYALPCTFYHVKNKYPEYTLNMEMMSSRIIEEKISKGFADMGIIIGKPKDKNLSAKKVFSDRVFLVAGEKMKVPSQLDCQDLYHYPLLMLVKTQKTRQVLDKMLNKNGIRINQLHIPYTLESTESIKLSAINGFGLAFLPYMAIKKEIYNKQLRIIECPCLEFDNEYYSVKNAASGPLNCESSKLIKYIETILKETIC; translated from the coding sequence ATGAACATTCATAACCTGAACATGTTTATAAAAATTGTGGAATCCGGCAGCATCTCTAAAACTGCCGAACAGATGAATATCAGCCAGTCCGCATTAAGCCAGCAGCTGCGAGTCATGGAACAGGAATTCAGCGCACGGCTTTTTGAGCGGAACTATCAGGGTGTGATTCCCACTAACATTGGTATGATTGTTTATAACCGCGCTCTTGAGATATTATCGTCCTATGACAGAATGGTGGCTGATATCACCAACGCACAGAATCAAAATAAAGCCATACACATCCTTGCTTCTCCCTGCGTATATTCTTATGCCCTGCCATGCACGTTTTACCATGTAAAAAACAAATATCCGGAATATACGCTTAACATGGAAATGATGTCCAGCAGAATCATAGAAGAAAAAATATCAAAAGGCTTTGCTGATATGGGAATTATCATCGGTAAGCCCAAGGATAAAAATCTGTCTGCCAAAAAGGTATTTTCTGACCGGGTTTTTCTGGTTGCAGGGGAAAAAATGAAGGTTCCCTCCCAGTTAGACTGCCAGGATCTTTATCATTACCCGCTGCTGATGCTGGTAAAAACCCAAAAAACAAGACAGGTACTGGATAAAATGCTGAACAAAAACGGAATCCGCATCAATCAGCTGCATATCCCTTATACTCTTGAATCCACGGAATCCATTAAACTGTCCGCAATCAACGGCTTCGGCCTTGCATTTCTCCCCTATATGGCTATCAAGAAGGAAATTTACAATAAGCAGCTTCGTATCATTGAATGTCCATGCCTGGAATTTGATAATGAATATTATTCCGTAAAAAATGCAGCAAGCGGCCCTCTCAATTGTGAATCTTCAAAGCTCATCAAATACATTGAAACAATACTAAAAGAGACTATTTGTTAG
- a CDS encoding dihydrodipicolinate synthase family protein, translating into MGSLAGVNPPSITIFNEIGQVNYEAMKRHTDFMIEQGVNGIAYLGTSGEFGVMTVEQKIELIQVMTAYVNHRVNVLVGVGDTCLEYTQKMIVAAQEAGADAVLAVAPYFSIYAEDNIEVYYRELAKISQLPVIVYNFPDLTGFDMSPELVKKLALSCPNIIGIKDTVPEMAHLKAMVEIKKDKPEFMVFCAYETQAYEMMKEGIDGFINATSNFVPQYTVGLYRESLENNEEKMQEYFKKMCVASEVYQYSLPLLLAVKEAVYQKVLHQSGAEKLPGLSLNQKDKENIQELLKKL; encoded by the coding sequence ATGGGAAGTTTAGCAGGAGTAAATCCACCGTCAATTACAATTTTTAATGAGATAGGACAAGTCAATTATGAAGCGATGAAACGCCACACAGATTTTATGATTGAACAGGGTGTTAATGGAATTGCTTATCTTGGAACATCAGGTGAATTTGGGGTTATGACAGTGGAACAGAAAATAGAGCTGATTCAAGTTATGACTGCATATGTAAATCACCGAGTTAATGTTTTGGTTGGTGTCGGAGACACATGTTTAGAATATACGCAGAAAATGATAGTAGCAGCACAGGAGGCAGGTGCCGATGCCGTATTGGCAGTTGCTCCGTATTTTAGTATATATGCTGAAGATAACATAGAAGTTTATTACAGGGAATTGGCAAAAATTTCTCAGCTTCCTGTTATTGTATATAACTTTCCAGATCTTACAGGGTTTGATATGAGCCCGGAATTAGTGAAAAAGTTGGCATTGTCATGTCCGAACATTATAGGAATTAAAGATACCGTTCCAGAGATGGCTCATTTAAAAGCTATGGTGGAAATTAAAAAAGATAAGCCAGAGTTTATGGTATTTTGTGCTTATGAAACGCAGGCATATGAGATGATGAAGGAAGGGATTGACGGTTTTATCAATGCAACCAGTAATTTTGTACCTCAGTATACAGTGGGGCTGTATAGGGAATCTCTGGAAAATAATGAGGAAAAGATGCAGGAGTACTTTAAAAAGATGTGTGTGGCTTCAGAAGTATATCAGTATTCGCTTCCGTTGCTGCTGGCAGTAAAGGAAGCCGTTTACCAGAAAGTGTTGCATCAGTCGGGAGCGGAGAAATTGCCGGGGTTGTCATTAAACCAAAAGGATAAAGAAAATATTCAGGAATTGCTGAAAAAACTATAG
- a CDS encoding Sapep family Mn(2+)-dependent dipeptidase, with translation MGYGKIENESDKKILDCVDRLKDRFISSVLELVRIDSVEGEACEGAPFGTGVKRALECALDISGQLGFDTVNLDHYIGYAQYGRGEDYVCAIGHVDVVPAGEGWKQPPFCGYMENEVIYSRGVLDNKGPVMACLYGLAAIKEAGLTLKNPVRIIFGCDEESGFEDLKYYLSKERPPLYGFTPDCKYPVVYSERGRAMVRITGGLKQLESFFDFVNKYFIGAGNTGDRLGIDFCHKEYGTMEMRGYKLSVVPGSLNGKSQAAFDVTLSYPGGVTIDEIMKRMDNKVGVEGFKAQLIQNFGPVVFPKDTPMVRAMQECYELVTGQDGTPVTTTGGTYAKAMPGIVPFGPSFPGQKGISHNPNEWMSVEDLMTNAKIYALALYRLGQL, from the coding sequence ATGGGATATGGAAAGATTGAAAATGAATCAGATAAGAAGATACTTGACTGCGTGGACCGGTTAAAGGACCGGTTCATCAGCAGTGTCCTGGAGCTGGTGCGCATTGACAGTGTGGAAGGGGAGGCTTGTGAGGGAGCTCCCTTTGGCACTGGTGTGAAGCGCGCTCTGGAATGTGCCCTGGATATCAGCGGACAGCTGGGATTTGACACCGTGAACCTGGATCATTATATTGGTTATGCCCAGTATGGCAGGGGAGAAGACTATGTCTGCGCCATTGGTCATGTGGACGTTGTCCCGGCGGGAGAAGGCTGGAAGCAGCCGCCTTTTTGCGGCTATATGGAGAATGAAGTCATTTACAGCAGGGGAGTGCTGGATAACAAAGGGCCGGTCATGGCCTGTCTCTATGGTCTGGCCGCCATTAAGGAGGCCGGACTTACCCTTAAGAATCCGGTGCGCATCATCTTTGGCTGCGACGAAGAATCCGGATTTGAGGATCTGAAGTATTATCTTTCAAAGGAGAGGCCGCCCCTCTATGGATTCACACCGGACTGCAAGTACCCGGTGGTTTACAGCGAGCGGGGAAGGGCCATGGTGCGGATTACAGGCGGTCTGAAGCAGCTGGAGTCATTTTTTGACTTTGTAAACAAATATTTTATCGGAGCCGGGAATACAGGTGACAGGCTGGGGATTGACTTCTGCCACAAAGAATATGGCACGATGGAGATGCGGGGATATAAGCTGAGTGTGGTTCCTGGCAGTCTGAATGGTAAGAGCCAGGCGGCCTTTGATGTCACCTTAAGCTATCCGGGAGGCGTTACCATAGACGAAATCATGAAGCGCATGGACAATAAGGTCGGAGTAGAAGGGTTTAAAGCCCAACTCATACAGAATTTTGGCCCGGTGGTATTCCCAAAGGACACGCCTATGGTTAGGGCCATGCAGGAATGCTATGAACTGGTCACAGGGCAGGACGGTACCCCGGTGACCACCACAGGCGGCACTTATGCTAAGGCTATGCCGGGCATTGTCCCCTTTGGTCCAAGCTTCCCGGGACAAAAAGGCATCAGCCACAATCCCAATGAGTGGATGAGCGTGGAGGACTTAATGACCAATGCAAAGATCTATGCACTGGCCTTGTACCGTCTGGGACAATTATAA
- a CDS encoding FAD-dependent oxidoreductase, protein MAKKTESYDVVIIGGGAAGLTAGIYCGRARLKTLIIEKTLVGGLATYTNEIENYPGFPEGATGLGLMELFHKQAKKFGVEFKLTDVKSVSLEGEVKLVETFRTIYQAKTVIIGSGGKPRLTGAKNEDLYLYDKGISFCATCDAAANTGKTVMVIGSGDAAIEEGIFLTKFADKVIVSVMHENGKMDCNEIAKAQALANSKMEFIWNTVADSFEGDERLHTVVLKNLKTEEKIPVQVDSCFLFIGYLPNTELFRGVLDMNRGGYLITNERMETNIPGVFAVGDVRDKYLKQVATAVGDGAVAGYGAEKYVSESEIFEKQIMNEGKPSLVYIYNAIDPQSRELLPVFKEFEQEHCDFRVSCIDIYKSDGLAKRLDVENAPCMVWIKECQIMEKCYGELTPERINSVCK, encoded by the coding sequence ATGGCTAAAAAAACAGAATCATATGATGTGGTAATTATCGGAGGCGGAGCGGCCGGCTTAACTGCGGGAATCTATTGCGGCAGAGCCAGGCTTAAAACCCTGATCATAGAAAAAACCCTGGTAGGCGGGCTTGCCACATATACCAATGAAATAGAGAATTACCCCGGTTTTCCTGAAGGGGCAACGGGGCTTGGACTGATGGAATTATTCCATAAACAGGCGAAAAAATTCGGTGTGGAGTTTAAACTGACAGATGTGAAATCCGTATCCTTAGAAGGGGAGGTGAAGCTGGTAGAAACGTTCCGCACCATTTACCAGGCAAAGACTGTGATCATCGGAAGCGGCGGGAAGCCCCGTCTGACCGGTGCAAAAAATGAGGATTTATATCTTTATGATAAAGGAATTTCATTCTGTGCCACCTGTGATGCGGCGGCAAATACCGGGAAGACCGTTATGGTAATCGGAAGCGGTGACGCAGCCATTGAAGAGGGGATATTTTTAACCAAATTTGCAGACAAGGTGATCGTATCCGTTATGCATGAGAATGGCAAAATGGACTGCAATGAGATCGCAAAGGCACAGGCTCTTGCCAATTCCAAAATGGAATTTATCTGGAATACAGTTGCAGATAGCTTTGAAGGTGACGAAAGGCTGCACACGGTTGTGTTAAAGAATTTAAAAACAGAGGAGAAAATCCCAGTTCAAGTGGACAGCTGTTTTCTGTTTATCGGTTACCTGCCAAATACGGAATTATTCCGCGGCGTTCTGGATATGAATCGGGGAGGTTATCTCATAACAAATGAGCGGATGGAGACAAACATACCCGGAGTATTTGCAGTAGGAGATGTGCGTGACAAATACTTAAAACAGGTTGCAACAGCGGTGGGAGACGGAGCCGTTGCCGGATACGGTGCGGAAAAATATGTATCGGAAAGCGAAATATTTGAAAAACAGATTATGAATGAAGGCAAACCTTCCCTTGTGTATATTTATAATGCAATCGATCCCCAGTCAAGAGAACTGCTGCCGGTTTTCAAAGAGTTTGAACAGGAGCATTGCGACTTTAGGGTATCCTGCATCGATATTTATAAATCAGATGGACTTGCAAAGCGCCTTGATGTGGAGAACGCCCCCTGTATGGTCTGGATCAAAGAATGCCAGATCATGGAGAAATGTTATGGTGAATTGACACCGGAGCGCATTAACAGCGTATGCAAATAG